One Ostrea edulis chromosome 2, xbOstEdul1.1, whole genome shotgun sequence genomic region harbors:
- the LOC130046608 gene encoding uncharacterized protein LOC130046608 isoform X2: MMRDILPLFNTSLFKYAQHIVVFAIITSLHVNIISGRGCVKHGKRGECCTNFYHHNGGCIPCPTGSYGDNCSTTCPYPSWGESCGFQCNCSADEVCSPHIGCVKTSTTSTSTTSTEAGNDMKSIQKSPKVETKSTRNPYSSKVDEVYPVPTDIIPTLAVVSKETYYVTPTSASGASTFSTKTKAGNYMKSTQNSIKPETDAAPNNTTCMSK, translated from the exons ATGATGAGGGATATTTTGCCTTTATTCAATACATCATTGTTTAAATACGCCCAACACATTGTTGTGTTTGCTATCATCACAAGTCTGCATGTAAATATCATCAGTGGGCGTGGGTGTGTGAAGCACGGAAAACG AGGCGAGTGCTGCACAAATTTTTACCATCACAATGGTGGATGCATTC CCTGCCCTACAGGTTCCTATGGAGATAACTGTTCCACTACTTGTCCATACCCGTCGTGGGGGGAGAGCTGTGGTTTCCAGTGTAATTGTAGTGCGGATGAAGTGTGTAGTCCCCATATAGGGTGTGTCAAAACAAGTACCA CGTCCACTTCTACAACAAGTACCGAAGCAGGAAACGACATGAAGTCAATTCAAAAATCCCCAAAAGTCGAAACAAAATCAACGAGAAATCCTTACAGTTCAAAAGTAGACGAAGTATATCCTGTTCCTACGGATATCATTCCTACCTTAGCAGTGGTATCCAAGGAAACATATTATGTGACTCCTACGTCAGCTTCTGGAG CATCCACTTTTTCTACAAAAACCAAAGCTGGAAACTACATGAAGTCGACTCAAAACTCCATAAAACCGGAAACTGATGCTGCACCAAACAACACCACTTGTATGTCCAAATGA
- the LOC130046608 gene encoding uncharacterized protein LOC130046608 isoform X1 has translation MMRDILPLFNTSLFKYAQHIVVFAIITSLHVNIISGRGCVKHGKRGECCTNFYHHNGGCIPCPTGSYGDNCSTTCPYPSWGESCGFQCNCSADEVCSPHIGCVKTSTTSTSTTSTEAGNDMKSIQKSPKVETKSTRNPYSSKVDEVYPVPTDIIPTLAVVSKETYYVTPTSASGGNSQTLQVIIITGSVLSLFLIIIIINQIYGKLKKRRKNISASKKSKPSATNEAEEELYVEINESGMLENISRYKKIES, from the exons ATGATGAGGGATATTTTGCCTTTATTCAATACATCATTGTTTAAATACGCCCAACACATTGTTGTGTTTGCTATCATCACAAGTCTGCATGTAAATATCATCAGTGGGCGTGGGTGTGTGAAGCACGGAAAACG AGGCGAGTGCTGCACAAATTTTTACCATCACAATGGTGGATGCATTC CCTGCCCTACAGGTTCCTATGGAGATAACTGTTCCACTACTTGTCCATACCCGTCGTGGGGGGAGAGCTGTGGTTTCCAGTGTAATTGTAGTGCGGATGAAGTGTGTAGTCCCCATATAGGGTGTGTCAAAACAAGTACCA CGTCCACTTCTACAACAAGTACCGAAGCAGGAAACGACATGAAGTCAATTCAAAAATCCCCAAAAGTCGAAACAAAATCAACGAGAAATCCTTACAGTTCAAAAGTAGACGAAGTATATCCTGTTCCTACGGATATCATTCCTACCTTAGCAGTGGTATCCAAGGAAACATATTATGTGACTCCTACGTCAGCTTCTGGAGGTAACTCACAAACCTTGCAGGTCATCATAATCACAGGATCTGTATTATCTTTATTTCTGatcataataataattaacCAGATTTACGGAAAACTGAAAAAGCGTAGGAAAAACATTTCTGCAAGCAAAAAGTCTAAGCCATCGGCTACAAACGAAGCAGAGGAAGAGCTTTATGTAGAAATAAACGAGTCTGGCATgctggaaaatatttcaagataCAAGAAAATCGAGTCGTAA